Proteins encoded together in one Bos indicus isolate NIAB-ARS_2022 breed Sahiwal x Tharparkar chromosome 3, NIAB-ARS_B.indTharparkar_mat_pri_1.0, whole genome shotgun sequence window:
- the LRRC41 gene encoding leucine-rich repeat-containing protein 41 isoform X2: MKTRPSSLESVTCWRAKFMEAFFSHVLRGTIDVSSDRRLCDQRFSPLLHSSRHVRQLTICNMLQGATELVAEPNRRVLETLASSLHTLKFRHLLFSDVAAQQSLRQLLHQLIHHGAVSQVSLYSWPVPESALFILILTMSAGFWQPGPGGPPCRLCGEASRGRAPSRDEGSLLLGSRRPRRDAAERCAAALMASRRKSEAKQTARAAPATRVTRRSTQESLTAGGTDSKREPLPPATSHEAPGTKRPPSAPATTSSASASSSTSSSKRAPASSAPQPKPLKRFKRAAGKKGARTRQGCGAESEDLYDFVFIVAGEKEDGEEMEIGEVACGALDGSDPSCLGLPALEASQRFRSISTLELFTVPLSTEAALTLCHLLSSWVSLESLTLSYNGLGSNIFRLLDSLRALSVQAGCRLRALHLSDLFSPLPILELTRAIVRALPLLRVLSIRVDHPSQRDNPAVPGNAGPPSNVIGDEEIPENCLEQLEMGFPRGAQPAPLLCSVLKASGSLQQLSLDSATFASPQDFGLVLQTLKEYNLTLKRLSFHDMNLADCQSEVLFLLQNLTLQEITFSFCRLFEKRPAQFLPEMVAAMKGNSTLKGLRLPGNRLGNAGLLALADVFSEDSSSSLCQLDISSNCIKPDGLLEFAKRLERWGRGAFGHLRLFQNWLDQDAVTAREAIRRLRATCHVVSDSWDSSQAFADYVSTM, encoded by the exons AGCGTGACCTGTTGGCGAGCCAAGTTTATGGAGGCCTTTTTTTCCCATGTTCTACGTGGAACCATTGATGTGTCTTCTGACAGGCGTCTTTGTGACCAGCGCTTCTCACCTCTCCTGCATAGCTCCCGCCACGTCCGGCAACTCACCATCTGCAACATGCTGCAGGGTGCAACTGAGCTGGTGGCCGAGCCCAACCGCAGGGTTCTGGAGACCCTGGCCAGTTCCCTGCACACCCTTAAGTTCCGCCACTTGCTGTTCTCCGATGTGGCTGCTCAGCAGTCACTTCGGCAGCTGTTACATCAGCTTATTCACCATGGGGCTGTCAGCCAGGTGTCGCTGTACTCCTGGCCTGTGCCCGAGTCAGCCCTTTTCATTCTTATCCTCACCATGAGTGCTGGCTTCTGGCAGCCAGGCCCTGGTGGTCCGCCCTGTCGCCTCTGTGGAGAGGCCTCCCGAGGCCGGGCCCCATCCCGAGATGAAGGGTCCCTTTTGCTGGGCTCACGCCGGCCTCGCAGAGATGCTGCTGAGCGATGTGCTGCAGCTCTGATGGCCTCCCGGCGAAAGAGTGAAGCCAAGCAGACGGCCAGAGCTGCACCTGCCACTCGGGTAACACGCCGGAGCACACAGGAGAGCCTGACAGCAGGCGGCACAGACTCTAAGAGGGAGCCCCTCCCTCCAGCCACCTCCCATGAGGCTCCTGGCACCAAACGCCCACCTTCTGCTCCAGCCACCACCTCctctgcctctgcttcctcttccacaTCCTCATCTAAACGGGCTCCAGCCAGCTCAGCCCCACAGCCTAAGCCCCTAAAGCGTTTTAAGCGAGCTGCAGGGAAGAAGGGTGCTCGCACCCGTCAGGGGTGTGGCGCAGAATCTGAAGACCTGTATGACTTTGTTTTCATTGTGGCGGGTGAGAAAGAGGATGGGGAAGAGATGGAGATCGGAGAAGTGGCTTGTGGAGCTTTGGATGGATCAGATCCCAGCTGCCTGGGGCTTCCAGCACTGGAAGCCTCCCAACGATTCCGCAGCATTTCCACCTTGGAGCTTTTCACAGTTCCACTCTCCACAGAGGCGGCTCTGACACTGTGCCACCTGCTGAGCTCCTGGGTGTCTCTGGAGAGCCTCACACTCTCCTATAATG GCCTGGGCTCTAATATCTTCCGTCTACTGGACAGCCTGCGGGCCCTGTCAGTCCAGGCTGGATGCCGCCTCCGTGCCCTGCATCTCAGTGACCTGTTCTCACCACTGCCCATCCTGGAGCTGACACGTGCCATTGTGCGAGCCCTGCCCCTGCTGCGGGTCCTCTCTATCCGTGTGGACCACCCCAGCCAGAGGGACAACCCAGCTGTGCCTGGGAATGCAGGGCCCCCTAGCAACGTAATTGGGGATGAGGAGATACCAG AAAACTGCCTGGAACAGCTGGAGATGGGATTTCCACGGGGAGCCCAGCCAGCCCCACTGCTCTGCTCTGTACTGAAGGCCTCAGGTTCTCTGCAGCAATTGTCCCTGGATAGTGCCACCTTTGCATCTCCCCAAGATTTTGGGCTTGTGTTGCAGACACTCAAAG AGTATAACCTAACCCTAAAGAGGCTGAGCTTCCACGACATGAATCTGGCTGACTGTCAGAGTGAGGTGCTCTTTTTGCTACAGAATCTGACTCTTCAGG AGATTACCTTCTCCTTCTGCCGTCTGTTTGAGAAGCGCCCAGCCCAATTTCTGCCCGAGATGGTTGCTGCTATGAAGGGCAACTCCACATTGAAGGGCCTCCGGCTGCCAGGGAACCGCCTGG GGAATGCTGGCCTACTGGCCCTGGCAGATGTTTTCTCGGAAGATTCATCCTCCTCTCTCTGTCAGCTGGATATCAG TTCCAACTGCATCAAGCCAGATGGGCTTCTGGAGTTCGCCAAGCGGCTGGAGCGCTGGGGCCGTGGGGCCTTTGGTCACCTGCGCCTCTTCCAGAACTGGCTGGACCAGGATGCAGTCACAGCCAGGGAAGCCATCCGGCGGCTCCGGGCCACCTGCCATGTGGTTAGCGACTCGTGGGACTCATCGCAAGCCTTCGCAGATTATGTCAGCACCATGTGA